From the Cryptosporangium phraense genome, one window contains:
- a CDS encoding EAL domain-containing protein, whose product MLGPGAFIDLAEETGAVVPLGTWVLRAACREAAGWRAGIPGADELRLSVNLSPKQVAQADLVRTVESILVETGYPPDRLTLEITESVILRPDTLTVGRLQALRDLGIELAVDDFGTAAAGVRDRGPGSPPVRGGGSVTPHVGRAPTRPAPSDADGTEAV is encoded by the coding sequence CTGCTCGGCCCGGGAGCGTTCATCGACCTGGCTGAGGAGACCGGCGCGGTCGTGCCGCTGGGCACGTGGGTGCTGCGGGCAGCCTGCCGGGAGGCGGCCGGCTGGCGCGCCGGCATTCCGGGAGCCGACGAGTTGCGGCTGTCGGTCAACCTGTCACCGAAACAGGTGGCTCAGGCCGATCTGGTTCGAACCGTCGAGAGCATTCTGGTCGAGACCGGGTATCCGCCGGACCGGCTGACCCTCGAAATCACCGAGAGCGTCATCCTACGGCCCGACACGTTGACCGTCGGCCGTTTGCAGGCTCTGCGTGATCTCGGTATCGAGCTGGCGGTCGACGATTTCGGTACCGCCGCTGCCGGCGTCCGAGATCGTGGCCCTGGTTCGCCACCAGTTCGCGGCGGCGGGTCAGTGACGCCGCACGTAGGGCGTGCACCGACCCGGCCGGCGCCGAGTGACGCGGACGGCACAGAGGCGGTGTAA